A segment of the Campylobacter vulpis genome:
GGATTTTTAATGCCAAAAAGAGTTTCAAGCTCTTTTAAATTGGCGTTTTTAAGATAATCTTCATAAATTTGCAACGCTTCAAGTCTATATTTAAAAAGCTCCTTAAAGATAAAGGAGCTTTCATCAAAAGGACTTAAATCGCACTCTTTACTTTTACTTTCACTAGGAGAGAAAAGAATTTTCAAGGATAAATCTCTCCTATTTGCGAAAGCTGATTAATGGTTTTAAGTATGGTGCTAAAATCTTTGCCATTAATGGTAATGTTTGCAACACTTTCTTCTTTTAAGTTGATAAAATCACTCACAGGCATATCTTTAAAGCCAAGCACAAGATTTAGCTTATAAAGTGGGTCTTTGCTAATGTCATTGATAAGCTCAAGTACTTGGGAATAAAGCAAATTTTGCTCTTCATTTGCACTTTGATTTTGTAATGCTTCTAGGGAAGCTTTTGCCATATTGATGTAAGGGCTAAAGGCATTATTTGTTTGAAGATTGAAATTAAATTTAAATTCTTTAAATGTGCTTTGTTTTAAAAATTCTTCAAAGTTATTATTAAAACCTTCTTCAAATTCTTTAGAGGAATTTGCTAAGTTAAAGGCTAATTGATTGGTGTCAAATTTCACATTTAAATGATCTAATAGAGTAAAAATTTCTTCTTTAAAATTACCTTCTAAATTTGTAGAAATGACATTTTCTTTATTGTTATCAAGCTTATAAGAAAAAGTATAATTTAGCTTTTTATCATTTTTGGTTGTTAGCAATGTATATGTAAAATTGTAGGTATCTTTACTTAAGTCTTGAATTAATTTGGAGATTTTTTCATCATTTATGAGCTGTTTGCTTGCATTTTCTATCGCTTTAATGCTCTCATCACTTAGTTTTAGACTTTCAAATACCAAATTTGCTTCTAATTTCTCGTGCTTAGCGAAAAGATGTGTGTAATAATCTTTATAAGAAATTAAACCGGAAGTATTATTTTCTGTGTAAATTTCATTTGAGCGAAATTTAATGTTTTGAATATCGAAAAGTTTTGATTCTTTATTGCTTAACGAAAAATTAGAGCTTTGACACTCTATAAAAGCCCCATCAGCTTTACAAGTGAAATTTTTAAAATCGACCTTAAGATTTGGAAAGGCATTCATTTGCTCTTGTATAGTTTTTTGTGCGGAGTCATTAAGCGATTTTTCATATTTTTTAACAATTTCATCGCTAAGATCATTTGATGAGCAAGCAGCCAAAAAAAGTGCTAAAACACCAAGTAGAGCTAAATTCTTTTTCATTTTTTTCCTTTGCCATTAAAATAAGGCGAAATTATAGCAATTTTTTCTTAACTTTTTTTCGATAATTTTTATCCTAATTAATTTTTTTGTATTAAAATAAACACAAATTTAATGGAAAGGACAAAAATGAAAAAA
Coding sequences within it:
- a CDS encoding JlpA family lipoprotein adhesin, with translation MKKNLALLGVLALFLAACSSNDLSDEIVKKYEKSLNDSAQKTIQEQMNAFPNLKVDFKNFTCKADGAFIECQSSNFSLSNKESKLFDIQNIKFRSNEIYTENNTSGLISYKDYYTHLFAKHEKLEANLVFESLKLSDESIKAIENASKQLINDEKISKLIQDLSKDTYNFTYTLLTTKNDKKLNYTFSYKLDNNKENVISTNLEGNFKEEIFTLLDHLNVKFDTNQLAFNLANSSKEFEEGFNNNFEEFLKQSTFKEFKFNFNLQTNNAFSPYINMAKASLEALQNQSANEEQNLLYSQVLELINDISKDPLYKLNLVLGFKDMPVSDFINLKEESVANITINGKDFSTILKTINQLSQIGEIYP